From the Plasmodium malariae genome assembly, chromosome: 2 genome, one window contains:
- the PmUG01_02025400 gene encoding conserved Plasmodium protein, unknown function has product MELDDINGRFLKDKQFFQNGKQIKVKDNKMVDIPNTSLYSNYNMVQEEKSNLFLSEQNILNSDRKDIELKSRMRNNTYMEGRFYIFLVLFISFYALLVNFIRKGLGFISISHRLANIDGGSLTM; this is encoded by the exons ATGGAATTAGATGATATAAATGGTAGGTTTCTAAAagataaacaattttttcaaaatggaaaGCAGATCAAAGTAAAAGATAACAAAATGGTGGACATTCCTAATACATCTTTATACAGTAACTATAATATGGTACAGGaggaaaaaagtaatttgtttttaagtgaacaaaatattttaaattcaGATAGAAAAGATATAGAATTAAAGAGTAGAATGAGAAATAATACGTACATGGAAGGCAGATTTTACATCTTTTTagttctttttatttctttctatGCCCTTTTAGTA AATTTCATTCGTAAGGGTCTAGGTTTTATTTCAATTAGTCATAGGTTAGCGAATATTGATGGAGGAAGCCTTACTATGTAA
- the PmUG01_02025500 gene encoding conserved Plasmodium protein, unknown function yields MTFCREFFFLLYFFNYILYVPCITSKRELLSGVPLSDKEINKLLSINTIHNLKEYITFIKFKYAMTKKASVHFKNITTEKKQILLETKDDLVNVLRENSEKNNKSPLSEFYILDIAEYIINDLYETNEPKRVEQEVYNEICASYRDDYYEYRDRQFDAAFENMHSNWANNKLTQNMDPQWKKEKWTIWVHYFSDILNTLRHKDDLLHTSILHLKTISNSCKEVYSSLKYSLIDTYKTPFLSEYNKFLQSSIDKWTAQTEKLAKQKNEKDKEAFKGLNQRQ; encoded by the coding sequence ATGACTTTTTGTagagaatttttttttttgttgtacttttttaattatattttgtatgttCCATGTATAACATCTAAAAGGGAATTATTGTCAGGTGTTCCCTTGAGtgataaagaaataaataaactttTGTCTATTAATActatacataatttaaagGAATATATTACCTTTATTAAGTTTAAGTATGCAATGACAAAAAAAGCTAgtgtacattttaaaaatattactaccGAGAAGAAGCAAATTCTATTAGAGACTAAAGATGATTTAGTTAATGTTCTGAGAGAGAactcagaaaaaaataataaatccCCTTTGTcagaattttatattctagATATAGCTGAATACATTATTAATGATTTATATGAAACAAATGAGCCAAAACGAGTAGAGCAAGAAGTGTATAACGAAATATGTGCTTCTTATAGGGACGACTACTATGAATACAGGGATAGACAATTTGATGCAGCTTTTGAAAATATGCATAGTAATTGGGCTAACAATAAATTAACACAAAATATGGATCCTCAgtggaaaaaggaaaaatggaCTATTTGGGTTCATTATTTTAGTGATATCTTAAATACACTAAGACACAAGGACGACCTACTTCATACATCCattcttcatttaaaaacaatatcAAATTCGTGCAAAGAAGTTTACAgttctttaaaatattctttaataGATACATATAAAACACCTTTTCTATCTGagtataataaatttcttcAATCGTCCATTGATAAGTGGACAGCACAAACGGAAAAACTTGCAAAGCAAAAGAATGAGAAAGATAAAGAAGCGTTTAAGGGGCTAAATCAACGCCAGTGA